A DNA window from Rhodococcus sp. Z13 contains the following coding sequences:
- a CDS encoding IclR family transcriptional regulator, translating into MTSGEPQAPPVNVKPSIAVGRALSLIDAFLDAGHTMSLTELAQRTSLPKSTAFRILGQLTASGHVIRNGNQYRLGIKMFELGSHFVHGRPGGLKDVATPLLGDLFLQFGTSVGLSVLDGWDVVLIAELTSSRTRVATPVVGGRAPALSTASGKAIIAFLDDGTRNRAIAHHVRHVRTSSHTVRHAGVLRSQLDEVQEQGCSFAHDELKVGTSAVASPVLVGGRPIAAVSLSAATGRLDRAGIEAAVLRTSRQIAAEFVRARGLAEDDGASGQPWDIEDEFDRIS; encoded by the coding sequence GTGACCAGTGGTGAGCCCCAGGCCCCACCCGTCAATGTGAAGCCGAGTATCGCGGTGGGCCGCGCGCTCTCGCTCATCGACGCCTTCCTCGACGCGGGCCACACCATGAGTCTGACCGAACTCGCCCAGCGCACCTCGCTGCCGAAGTCCACGGCCTTCCGCATCCTCGGTCAGTTGACCGCCAGCGGCCACGTGATCCGCAACGGCAACCAGTACCGGCTCGGCATCAAGATGTTCGAACTGGGCAGCCATTTCGTCCACGGCCGCCCCGGTGGGCTCAAGGACGTCGCGACACCGCTGCTCGGCGACCTGTTCCTGCAGTTCGGAACGTCGGTGGGGTTGTCCGTGCTCGACGGTTGGGACGTCGTCCTCATCGCGGAGCTCACCAGTTCGCGCACCCGCGTCGCCACTCCCGTCGTCGGCGGGCGGGCACCGGCACTGAGCACCGCCTCGGGCAAGGCGATCATCGCCTTCCTCGACGACGGGACCCGCAACCGCGCGATCGCCCACCACGTCCGGCACGTCCGCACCTCGAGTCACACGGTCCGGCATGCCGGGGTGCTCCGCTCCCAGCTCGACGAGGTGCAGGAGCAGGGCTGTTCCTTCGCCCACGACGAACTGAAGGTGGGGACCAGCGCGGTGGCGTCACCGGTGCTCGTCGGAGGGCGTCCGATCGCGGCGGTGAGCCTCTCGGCCGCCACCGGCCGCCTCGATCGGGCCGGGATCGAAGCGGCGGTGCTGCGCACCTCCCGGCAGATCGCCGCGGAGTTCGTCCGGGCCCGCGGGCTCGCCGAGGACGACGGGGCCTCCGGGCAGCCCTGGGACATCGAGGACGAGTTCGACCGGATCTCCTGA
- a CDS encoding SRPBCC family protein, with product MNTRARFVDVDGRPAIQFEKQCPHQPERLWRALTDPADLARWFPCRVDIEPREDGTVTFTDEPGAEPTTGTVLACEPAQRLAYTWEGDELWFTLSPSGQGSVLVFANVLGDRETAAMVAAGWTTCLDELDALLAGGNPRIPKGAGREPIEEYIAAMPEWKHDIGRRLDELDEERFRSRVRRAAALPGEKM from the coding sequence GTGAACACCCGAGCCCGATTCGTCGACGTCGACGGACGCCCCGCGATCCAGTTCGAGAAGCAGTGCCCGCACCAGCCCGAGCGGCTGTGGCGCGCCCTGACCGACCCGGCCGATCTCGCGCGCTGGTTCCCCTGCCGCGTCGACATCGAACCACGTGAGGACGGCACGGTCACCTTCACCGACGAACCGGGCGCCGAACCCACCACCGGCACGGTGCTGGCGTGCGAACCGGCGCAGCGTCTCGCCTACACCTGGGAGGGCGACGAACTGTGGTTCACGCTGAGCCCGTCGGGGCAGGGCAGTGTGCTGGTGTTCGCCAACGTCCTCGGCGACCGGGAGACCGCTGCGATGGTCGCCGCCGGGTGGACGACCTGCCTCGACGAGCTCGACGCACTGCTGGCGGGTGGGAACCCCCGGATCCCGAAGGGTGCGGGGAGGGAGCCGATCGAGGAATACATCGCGGCGATGCCCGAGTGGAAGCACGACATCGGCCGGCGCCTCGACGAGCTCGACGAGGAGCGGTTCCGCAGCCGGGTGCGGCGGGCCGCCGCATTGCCCGGTGAGAAGATGTAG
- a CDS encoding glutathione peroxidase → MTTSLHDIPINTLSGEPTTLGAYAGHAILLVNVASKCGLTPQYTALEQLAQDYRDRGLFVVGVPCNQFMGQEPGTPEEIQEFCSTTYGVTFPLLEKIEVNGENRHPLYAELTKHPDASGEAGDIQWNFEKFLIAPDGTVTARFRPRTEPDAPEVLDALEEILPA, encoded by the coding sequence ATGACCACGTCTCTCCACGACATTCCGATCAACACCCTCTCGGGTGAACCGACGACCCTCGGCGCGTACGCGGGCCACGCGATCCTGCTCGTCAACGTCGCATCCAAGTGCGGGCTGACCCCGCAGTACACGGCGCTCGAACAGCTCGCGCAGGACTACCGCGACCGCGGCCTGTTCGTCGTGGGCGTGCCGTGCAACCAGTTCATGGGCCAGGAGCCGGGCACGCCGGAGGAGATCCAGGAGTTCTGCTCCACCACCTACGGGGTCACCTTCCCGCTGCTGGAGAAGATCGAGGTCAACGGCGAGAACCGGCACCCGCTCTACGCGGAGCTCACCAAGCACCCCGACGCCTCCGGTGAGGCCGGCGACATCCAGTGGAACTTCGAGAAGTTCCTCATCGCCCCCGACGGCACGGTCACCGCGCGGTTCCGTCCCCGCACGGAACCCGATGCGCCCGAGGTCCTCGACGCCCTCGAAGAGATCCTGCCGGCCTGA
- the bluB gene encoding 5,6-dimethylbenzimidazole synthase: MFGTEARDALYDIIRMRRDVRAEFAGEKVDDDVLWRVLAAAHHAPSVGNTQPWDFVVVQDEQRLKEFAEHVAGCRQAFADSLPEDRKRTFDPIKIEGIVESRTGIVVTYDPERGGRHILGRHTIDESGLFSAVLAIQNLWLAATAEGLGVGWVSFYEEDFLADFVGVQAPTRPIAWLCVGPVTRLQEIPDLERFGWRTGRPLEEAVHWDAISAPRHDA, translated from the coding sequence GTGTTCGGTACCGAAGCGCGTGATGCGCTCTACGACATCATCCGTATGCGCCGCGACGTGCGCGCCGAGTTCGCCGGTGAGAAGGTCGACGACGACGTGCTCTGGCGCGTCCTCGCCGCCGCGCACCACGCACCGAGCGTCGGCAACACCCAGCCCTGGGACTTCGTCGTCGTGCAGGACGAACAGCGACTGAAGGAGTTCGCCGAGCACGTCGCCGGGTGCCGGCAGGCGTTCGCCGACTCGCTCCCCGAGGACCGCAAGCGCACTTTCGATCCCATCAAGATCGAAGGGATCGTCGAGTCCCGCACCGGCATCGTCGTCACCTACGACCCGGAACGCGGCGGTCGGCACATCCTCGGCCGGCACACCATCGACGAGTCCGGGTTGTTCTCCGCGGTTCTCGCCATCCAGAACCTCTGGCTCGCGGCGACCGCCGAAGGGCTGGGTGTCGGCTGGGTGTCGTTCTACGAGGAGGATTTCCTCGCCGACTTCGTCGGTGTGCAGGCCCCGACACGGCCCATCGCCTGGCTGTGCGTCGGTCCCGTCACCCGCTTGCAGGAGATCCCCGACCTCGAACGGTTCGGCTGGCGCACCGGCCGGCCGCTCGAGGAGGCCGTGCACTGGGACGCGATCTCCGCGCCCCGGCACGACGCCTGA